CATCCGTCACATAGCCGCGCTCGCCGCGGATGAGCGTCGCCGGCGCGCTCGCCGTCGCGAGATCGTCCCATCCGGCTTCGCCGAGCACGGCCGACACGGCATCCTGCGGGGTGCCGTCGACGGATGCCGCATCCGCCGCCGATCCCGCTGCGGCGGCCGCTGCGGCGAGGTGTGCGAAGTGGTGCTTCCACTCCACCCGTCCGTCGGGCCGTACGCGCGAGTTGAAGTACACGCCCCGTGCGGCCTTGCGCCGCGTGCCGCCGCCGAGGCCGAACGCGAGCGCACGATCGACGAGCTCGTCGCGCGAGGCCCAGTCGGTGGGACCGGCGAAGAACTCCCGGATCTGCGACGGCCCCGCGGACGGATCGATCCCAGGGGTGATGTCGATCACGACGAGCTCGCGGACGAGGTCGGGACGGGATGCCGCCACCGCCGCCGCGGTCAGCCCGCCGAGCGACTGCCCGACGAGCACCTGCGGGCGGTCGGTCCAGACATCGATGCCGGCGGCGACGTCGGGGGCGAGAGCGCGCGCGACGTACGCGAAGTCGTCGCGCCACGACGAGTCGCCGTGTCCTGGGAGGTCGATCGCGAGGGCGGGCAGGCCCAGCGCGATGATCGTGGTGTCCCACGTGTGCGCGTTGAGTCCCGCACCGTGCAGGAAGGTGACGACAGGCGCGGCCGTCGTCCCCTCGGGTGCCCAGCGCAGCGCGCTCAGCGCGCGGCCGTCCGGGAGGGTCAGCGTCAGGCGCTCGCCGTGGGGCAGCGGGCCGTCGATGCCGGCGTCGGCGGCCTGGTCGGTCAGGAACGAGAACTCGTCGGTGGGGTCGCTCACCCCGCCATTGTCTCGTCTCCCGCCACCCGCACGATCCGTTTGTGCGGGCGAATGTGCGCATACTCCGGGCGTGTTGCGTCCATTCGCCCGCACAAACGGAAGGGGGGAGGGGAGGGAGAAGGCCGTGGGTAGGCTGGCGACATGACCGAAGAACGGCGTGTCCACCTGTCGCGTTCCGCTCCGCCGGCCTATCAGGCGCTCTCCGCCTTCTCGAAGACGGTCGGCTCCCTCGCCGCCGAGGGCGGCATCGACGCCCGGCTCAAGGAGCTCGTGCAGATCCACACATCGCAGCTCAACGGCTGCGCGTACTGCGTGCGGGTGCACGTCGAGCGGGCGGGCAAGGAAGGGATCACGCCGGACGTCATCGCGCAGCTGCCGGTGTGGCGCGAGTCCGGCGTCTTCTCGGAGCGCGAGCGCGCCGGCCTCGAGCTGGCCGAGGCGTTCGTGTTCATCCACGAGGAGGGCGTGCCCGACGACGTCTACAACAGGGTCGGCACGATCCTCAGCGAGCAGGAGTACGTCGCGCTGAGCTGGATCCTCGTGTCGATCAACGCGTTCAACCGCATCGCAATCGCCGGTCGCTACAGCGTTCCGCCCCGTGACGATCTCGACGGCGAGGACCGCGACGCCGCGAGCGGGGCCGCGTGGTGACATCCTCCGACGCGCTCGAGGTTCCGGGCGCTGTCAATCTCCGCGACGTCGGCGGTCTTCCGGCGGGCGACTCCGTCACCCGTCACGGGGTGCTGTTCCGTTCGGGCAACCTCGCGCAGCTCGAGCCCCAGGGCACGGCGGCGCTGGGGGAGCTCGGACTGCGGCGGATCATCGATCTGCGCGCCGACGAGGAGGTGGCCCACGCGCCGAGCCGCACCGCCGGCCTCGAGGTCACCACGCAGCGCGTGCCGCTCTTCCTCGGATCGGTGGAGTCGTTCTTCGCCGACGACATCAGCCTCGACGAGATGTACCGGCGCCTCGTGGAGGACTCCTCGTCTCTCGTGGTCGAGGTCGTGCGCGGCATCCTCGCGGATCAGCCGGTGCTCGTGCACTGCACGGTCGGCAAGGATCGCACCGGTGTCACGGTCGCGCTCACGCTCGCCGCCGCGGGTGTGGACACGGATGCCGTCATCGCCGACTACGCGCGGACCGAGGGGCTGCTGCCCGAGCGGCGCAACCGGCGGATCGTGGAGTTCCTGCGCTCGATGCACCCCGAGGCCGTGCATCTCGAGGATCTCGCGACGCGCTCGCCCGCG
This window of the Microbacterium sp. SSM24 genome carries:
- a CDS encoding tyrosine-protein phosphatase, translating into MVTSSDALEVPGAVNLRDVGGLPAGDSVTRHGVLFRSGNLAQLEPQGTAALGELGLRRIIDLRADEEVAHAPSRTAGLEVTTQRVPLFLGSVESFFADDISLDEMYRRLVEDSSSLVVEVVRGILADQPVLVHCTVGKDRTGVTVALTLAAAGVDTDAVIADYARTEGLLPERRNRRIVEFLRSMHPEAVHLEDLATRSPAPVMRALLAGVEERYGTSADYLRAHGLSDDEVDELRRVLVRPV
- a CDS encoding alpha/beta fold hydrolase, with amino-acid sequence MSDPTDEFSFLTDQAADAGIDGPLPHGERLTLTLPDGRALSALRWAPEGTTAAPVVTFLHGAGLNAHTWDTTIIALGLPALAIDLPGHGDSSWRDDFAYVARALAPDVAAGIDVWTDRPQVLVGQSLGGLTAAAVAASRPDLVRELVVIDITPGIDPSAGPSQIREFFAGPTDWASRDELVDRALAFGLGGGTRRKAARGVYFNSRVRPDGRVEWKHHFAHLAAAAAAAGSAADAASVDGTPQDAVSAVLGEAGWDDLATASAPATLIRGERGYVTDADAAEFSRRQPEAAVVVLPAGHNVQEDAPKALGERLRDLAGND
- a CDS encoding carboxymuconolactone decarboxylase family protein; the protein is MTEERRVHLSRSAPPAYQALSAFSKTVGSLAAEGGIDARLKELVQIHTSQLNGCAYCVRVHVERAGKEGITPDVIAQLPVWRESGVFSERERAGLELAEAFVFIHEEGVPDDVYNRVGTILSEQEYVALSWILVSINAFNRIAIAGRYSVPPRDDLDGEDRDAASGAAW